caccctccatcctctccacacatcctccatcctctccacacATGCGCTCTGTTCAAATGTCAGCAACAATTTGATGAAACAAACTGAGAGAAAGGGCAGCCGCAACACGCATGCAAGgatttctccttcttctctctcatctcctccccctctcatcccctgccccctctctccccccttctctctcgctctctctctccctctgttcggTCTCGATAATGCATTTCAAAGAGGCCATCGTTGAACTCTATTGGCCCTCATTCAGCTCTCTGAATCTCTCCTGAcactgagggaaaaaaagacacaaacatgcttGGACTTTTTCAATAACAGGTGAGaatgcagcaggaggaggaggagggtgaacCAAAGTGTTCTTTTCTACTTATTTGCTACTGTGCCCAATAAGGGATGAGTGATGCCACCAGGCctcctcacacacctgtgtgtgtgtgtgtgtgtgtgtgtgtgtgtgtgtgtgtgtgtgtgtgtgtgtgtgtgtgtgtgtgtgtgtgtgtgtgtgtgtgtgtgtgtgtgggagatgagtcagagagagaacaagagagaacaaAATGAGCAGGTTGTTTTGAACGTTATGgagggcagggtgtgtgtgtgtgtgtgggggggggggtaaatgaaTAGAAGGAAGGGATGAAATGGTTGAATGTGAGGTGGATAGATACAGACAATAAGTgttgaaatgtaaaatatatatattgaggGGTATAAGCAATGAGATGtgagatagatatatatacagcTGTAAGTGAGGAGTTGTGTGGTAAATGGATGTATAGAGCTGTAAGTGAGGAGTCGTGTGGTAAATATGGAGGGCGATAAGTGGGACAGTCACTGCTGACAGGCTATCAATGGGGGATGGGGGACGGAAACATTGTCCCTTCCGACAGCATCTGACAAACAAAATTACCGGAAAAATCTccctcacacttacacacaaacacacacacacacacacacacacacacacacacacacactggcttgaTCAATGGCCTGCTCTGTCATCAACAGCCATTTGCACCATGACAGGAGTCCACTGCATGTCTCCTTTGTTTTAAATGGCAAACACCTGCGGGGAGCctgttgttgagtgtgtggggggggtaaaTGTCAAACCTGAGAGGAAGAAACAGAGGGGTGTATTGTTTTCACATGAAGCACGTCAACATGGTTTGAGGTAAGCACGGCTCCAGGTTCCCTTCTTATAATAGTTTAATTAGAGAGAAGCTCAGCCACTGGGCCCTGGAGAATGACACCTTAAAGTGCTGAACTCAAGGAGGCTTTACCACCTGTTGACACCAGCCTAAACTCCTTTTCtcagtagagaggagagggacagagggagagggagagggagagagaacaagagaggcgacagagagagagagagactaaagtCTTTATCAATTCCTCTCTAAAGAGATTACAAACTCCCACTGAGAATGATCACAGAGTAGCTCATGTCCACCTTTAAGTTGGATTAGTCACGAGTATCCAAGGGAGTTTGGGGAATTACATGACAGAGAGTTAGAGCTGCAACCTTGGACATTTTCAGCCCCACTGAAACTCTGAAACACCCTTCCCTGCCCATCTTGACCAACAGCCATATCACACTTTGTCAAATGTCCTTAAGCAATCGCACATGACAGGCAGAGGGGTTTGTGAAATATATACCACTGCTTAAGATGTTGATGACaccatgcaaaaaaaacatatcGGTGATATATTAATCCTATGGTTTGCAATGAGTGTACCTACACTTTCTTAACACAGTTGGCAGCAGTTAATATTGTTTCTGTTTCCAAATATAAACTATAAAACTTTCTTTTCCACTTGTGTCTTCGGCTGCTGAGGAAAAACGAATTTGTCGTTCAACCCACGCCACTGTGTAGTTAAATCCACCGACATTAGCAGGTGATTAGATCTAGAAATCTCAAATTCCATGCCCAGCACAAAGGAATTACACAAGGATAAACTGGTTAAGCTGGACAGATTTGTACAATAACAGTGGAACATGGAGCCGTGGCATATGGAATATGTTATATGTTCCCGTAAAGCATGTTACAATCATTTATTGAAACCTTGaaggcctttatatatatatatatatatatatatatatatatattacatgaCAGAGAGTTAGGAGAGGAGAGTACTTAGGTGCtgtagcactctctctctctctctctctctctatatatatatatatatatatatatatatatatatagagagagagagagtgcatgttaCAATCATTTATTGAAACCTTGaaggcctttatatatatatatatatatatattacatgaCAGAGAGTTAGGAGAGGCGAGTACTTAGGtgctgtagctctctctctctctctctctctctctctctctatatatatatatatatatatatatatatatatagagagagagagagagagagagagagagagagagtgctacaGCACCTAAGTACTCTCCTCTCCTAACTCTCTGtcatgtaatatatatatatatatatatataaaggccttCAAGGTTTCAATAAATGATTGtaacatgcactctctctctctctctctctctctctatatatatatatatatatatagagagagagagagagagagagagtgctacaGCACCTAAGTACTCTCCTCTCCTAACTCTCTGtcatgtaatatatatatatatatatatataaaaaggcCTTCAAGGTTTCAATAAATGATTGTaacatgcgagagagagagagagagagagagagagatagatagatacagtatatatatatatatcttccaAGTCCCCACCCTGCAAAATATCACTAATATAACAAGGAATCCTCCTCCATCCCTTCTACTCAGACAGCAGCAAATACACCTAAACCTACCCTCTTATTAGTCTTTGACCAGTTCCCATTCTAACACAGTATTGGCCGTCATCACATTTCATTGTATGTCCTTGCACTGGGTCCCCACATACAACTGTGTCTGTAAACCCCTGAGGGTGGACCTGTACCCAGACCTATAGCTCAGCCCCTGAGAAACCCCTAGGAGAGGTTTAGTTCTCTAATGCGGCCGCGTTCATCAGCTGCACGTGTCTTACCCTGCCAAAGATGGGCACCAGGTGGTGTTCACACATGGAGAACATGTCGATGTCCTTCACGATCACCATCTCATCATGGTCCTCGTCAAATATGGCATCGTTGAGCACGTCTGGAGGAGAAGgacggcacagacacacaaagagatgggtgtgaaatgagaaaaacaatataCCAGCCACAGAGTGAACTCAGCTCTGGTACAGGGCTGAATATACCttcatatatattaataatatataataataataaaataataataatctatcGCGAAAGAAAACTAGCATGTAGGAGGTAGAGTATTAACCCTTTGTTTAGATATTACAATAAAGCCGTCAACAAggaatgtttgttgttgtttttttttacatatgaaGCTGAATAATGAGTTAGCTGTGTGCTACAGCACCTAAGTACTCTCCTTTGAGATTGCCTGGGTGATCACATGATGTGCTGGTCATCTTAATGATCTGACGTTCCTACTGCCCATCAGCCCATCAGGGGAAAAATACATCATCACACCTTTATACAGTCTTCCTGTTGTCCCTTATCgagtttctgtgtatgtgtgtttgtgtgttgtgcgcGTAGAtacatgtgtatggtgtgtgtctgtgagtgtatgtgtgcatttttttaTGTGCGCATGtgattgtgcttgtgcttgtgctcgtgcgtgtgtgtctgtctgtctgtgtatgaacTAGTGTGTATTCatatctgtgtatatatgtgtgtttcattcATGCCACCCCTCCTTAGAGCTCATATCATTGTTCAAATAAACCCTGCTTTATCTCTCGCTGGGGATgcgctctcctttctctctctggcgtTTTAATTTCCTGGCCGTCTGACGCACGGCCTGAGAGAAAGTTTGTGCAGAGACGTGGCGGCCCGACCGCCGGACCTGTTGCCTCTGGGTCCCTCAGGGCTTTGTGTTCACTTGTGGAGTGATGTCGTCAGTCGCCATTAGCGAGGTGAGATTACaatgacaacaacacacaaaagacagagacacaaaaggagaaaaaaaaaggcttcaAAGGAGCAGCTGGAAACAATTCATCTCCATCAACTCTGCTACAGGTGAAAGGGTCCATCGTACAGCAGACATTTAGTGATTAACTCGAGAATGGTTTTCTATTTTAAATCATTCGTAATGTGGAGCCTCTTTCTAAGGGTCAGGCAAATGCAGATGTCTGTTCTGGTGTTGCCTGCAGGATGTCCATGGCACCATCTGATTAGTGTCAATTGTCTGTGGGATCTGTGGGCTCTGTGGAATGGATGCAGCCAGAGCCGGGTAAATGGAGTTAAACTGAGAACCAATAAGTCTAACCCAACCTGAGGGCAACAGCTGCTCGGGCAGTCATCTCCATGCTGGCCTTCAATAAAcatctcccccaccccaccccaccatacacacacacacacacacctgcacacacacacacacacacacacacacacacaaacaccacacacacccattgctGCTCACATGACTTGACACCGACTGAAAGAACAGGAAATCAAATCAGCATTTCCTCAAGTCATCTCTCCGCCTCAAtacccacatcacacacacacccaattacAACCAccccatgcagacacacacaaacacatagactcacactcaattacacacaccctatactaaaacacacatacacttgattacacatgtgaaacacacaattatcagacacacacacacacacacacagtgacacagttacagacataccacacacagagcaaacacagacataagaCAACAGAGGTGGGTTGTCATGGAAACCCTTGGAAATTGTCAGGATGTCAGAGAGTAGGTCGGCACGCGCTGGTGGGGTTGGGAGGTGGGTGGTGTCAGGAAAGGGGGATGCATCTTCAGACTCAACTCAGTAAGAGCCAATGATGAACAACAATGGCTCAATCCCAACAGCAGCTGGCTGCATCTAGCCATAGATAGGATCTCCTAACTTACTGCAGCTTGACTGTCTTGAGTGACTGCTGCTAGAtgaataaatgtgaatgtaaatacaGGAACAGTCGGATCTGTGCCCCATCAAGACCAGCCCTGGTCCAGATACAGAGTGCTCAGCCTCTATGTGGCAACCAGTCCAGCCCAGTAAGCCTTGATGTGTTTATGGCTCAAATGTTCAAAACAGAAGTGCTTTGCCGCACTCATTTAGAACGGAAAAATGCATTAAATGTCCTCTCAGTGGTCTACAACTGAATTTGGAACCATCCACAGGGCAAACTCACAAGTCCAGGACTGTTATTCACACTGCTACATTTAACCCATCCATTTGAAAACCACACCACCAGCAATCATTTACAAAAATTAAGAAACTAATAGCATCAGTGGTCAACTGGGATTACACAACTGCCAGTAATTTTCCACTTAGTGGGAAAAATCAGCACAATAAGGATTCTGAGGAAAAGCCTCTTGGGTGGAATAAAAACCctggggagggggaaaaaacaccatAAGAGAGTCTAACAGGCAAGGGTTCTGCTTCCGTCACACTGACTTCCTGTTCACCCACCACGCTCCCGACCCCCCGGCTCTCAACCGTGAGTCACCACGACGTCTTCGCGGCAGTGTGTACCAGCACAGACAGAAATGGGttaaaaataaagctttttgaaAAATCAATCCTGATTACACAATTTCACATGTACATTTCCACTTTTGGCAGATGTTTTCACCTAAATCAATCGCTCTGACATCAATCAGATGGGTGAGCGTTAACCCAAAAACATTGTTTATGTGATGAAACAAGAAAATATGATATTGGTGAACGCAAGTTTGTTTGGGCATTTTGCAGTAATGATCGACTGACAGTCCCAGAGATTTCACTCGTCTCATCAGCATGTGTTCTCAATGGGAATCAAACCCACTACCTTGGTGTTCCTTGCACCTTTGTCTACCAGTGGAGAGACCCAGCAGCActtcaaacacattttttaattCAAAGTAAGAAAAACCCAGAGCTGTAGCAAACTTCATTGATATCAAATCAtagatatatattttaaaataatgCAATAGTGATGTgacatttaaatttaaaattCACACAAAAGTTGCAGCAAACATCCAGAACCTGAAGTACAAAGTCCAGGCATGCTTTGAGGGGGTGGTGATCATGTAAGCCAATGGAATGGAGGGGGAGAGCTATGCAGAATCCCCTCACTTTAGTGCGCACCCTGTAGTACAACATCCCTCTTGACCATATTTCATCTGTTTTGCCACTGCCTACAGTGGGGTTGCTGCGCCGTCCGAAAATGCGCCTGGGCGTAACCGAGGCCAAAGAGCATTGGTTGCGCTCTGGTGCATTACTCAGCATTATTTCAGACATGTGCCCCCATTCCAGAAACGAGTGTTTTtttgcaggaggaggaggaaaagcaGCCCTAACACATTCCTTCTGCATCCTTTAACAGCCTTTCTGGGCTTCTCAAACCAGGCCCAGATGTGGACagttggagaggggagagagggaggcacgcgagtgaggaagagagagagagagagaaaaaaaaagaaagagagaggggcagttCCCCGGTTCCACCACTAACACCACGGCTCACAGATGGACCGGGGCAGAACTAACATCACTGGAGTGAACCCCCACTGGGGACGGCTCTCCATCAGTCGTCACCCGCTGGCATACCTGTAGAACGCGTCTTACCACAGACCTGATATGAGCAATGTGGTTGCCACTGGGATGGGCATGTTAGTTGAGATAGCTAGAGGGTGAATGCAAAGTGCCATAAGTATTACAGATCTGGGGGGAACAGATCATGTTCTGAAGCAGGATTACAAATGTATTATTCAAATGTTTTGATGATCAAAGTTGAAATAAAGGGAAATAAAAGAGAGAACACATAAGCGTTATCTTGACAACATGCACTATACAGAAATACCACTTATATGTGAGGTTACTGTGACGCTTCCTGTAGTTCTACAGTGAAGTGTTAAGTACAAAATCCAACTCATTCCACTTTCATTGTGCTTATACGGATTCTTAGTGTATCACACTTTaatgaaagggagaaaaaaaacatcaattttAAGAATGTTTCTATTCCTAAGGATTAGAACAGTGTCTAAATTGTAAGTAGCCTAAAATGTTTAATTGCATAATTTCTTCCTTACCAATAATTTTCTCCTGGTAGCCTTTAGTGAAGAACTGCATGGCTGTCGCGGCTCTCCACGGAGTTTTGAGAAGTCCTTGCCTTTGAGGGTCTTCTCCGAGTCCCCTGAGAATGGCAGTATAGGCGGCGGCGATACTTGGCAAGCTCATCTCATTGTCCTCCAGACTCCGGGTGCGTTCTTCCCTCCAGCTCTCGGTGGCACTGGATGACTGGCCACTCGTTTCCCCGGACCCCGCCAGAGGTAACCCGGTGCGGTTCGTGATTTTCGCCGTCCCGTCAAAATGTCCATTTACTGAACTATCACCTGCAGACGCTGCTTGCTTCTCGTTTTGTTGGTGTTGCTTCTGCTTAGATCGGTCCATCGTTTTTACTTCACAGCTACCTGTCACGACTTACTTCAATGTTGTCTTCAAATATATTGTCTGGAGCAGCTTTTCTTTCTGAGGCAGCCACCTGCTGGATTTCCACCGCTGTCAGAACAGTCTGTGTCAAACTCAAGCATCGCTCCCCCCTCTGGCTTTATAAACACTGACTAATCCTTAAGAGGCGCTATTGGTCGCCCAGGCACAATACGTCACGTATTGTGATCGACATGTAAGCGGATGAGGGTTGCCGCTGCAACTAGTAATTCAGTTGATTGATGCTCGCAGCATTCAATGTCGTGGGCAATGACGCGGCCACAGTTTTATCAGCGTTCTAGGATGAGATACCTCGCCACCATGACCACATTATTTATCTCTTGTAAAACAACCCCTCTAATACAGGGTGCTCATCACAGTGGAGAGATATGCCAATTGGTCACCATTTGTGGGACACTAATAACTAAGGTCACCAGTTGCCATTTAGCAGTGTGCTTTAACCACCAATTTAACAGAGGTTATGGCAGATCTGCCATACTCTTAAGGCTTTTCCAACCTTGGGAGAAATGAACAGATGTTTTCAACTTCTGCAGAGGTCTCAGATTACAGTAGGTGTACCAAGTTGATGTGGAGACCCATTGCATACTCCTCATGTCCACTAGGCCAGGTATTGACCCCTGGGCAAAGTGGTCTTTGATAAGCAGCAGGAAATAATTTACCCTCCTCTCCGGCCCTGCATAGAGACACTAGACTAGAGAATAAGACTCCATATCACTCTGCATCTTTTGCAATAAATCATGATCAACAGACCAagtggtgtgtttttttaaagggtacatttcacaaaaacatacaagtcaatacaaattttttttttttttaattcaattatTTTATGACTGTAAAAAGGGACAttacaaaaatgacaaaacacagattacaaacatacaaaccaaaGATTTATCAAAACCGTATACCAAATTCAAATGGATATAAAAACCTCTATCTTACACCAGTCATTCTTATCTTACATCTATCATTTTAGTTTTGAATGATTTACCACTAGTAAATCTCCAGCACCTTCAAGCCCCTGACATGAGATATTCCACAACATGAGTCAAACATCACAAGAGGAAAAACCTGCAGTATAACAAAGTGTGCTTGGCCACCCAGGGGCTGCATTTGTATAAAAGAACACACCTGAAGAACGTTACTAGAATGCAAAAAGCCAAATAAGTTATTTGTAGCGGTGTGTTTAGTTTTTGCTGAAGGCAAATGCGGAGAGTTTGGCGGAAGTGTCCAGAGGTTTCTTTTTCTTCGCACTGGCCTCCTCTCGCTGCTGATCTTCACCTTCATCCTCTCgcccctcaccctcctctcgtTTTCTCTTCTTCACGTCCCCCACGTCTCCTTTCGCTCTCTCCGTCCAGGActagaggaaagagagagagagggttaagaCATCGAACAGCCTCAGCAGCCACGAAATGTTTGAAATGGCATTTATTTATCAATTTCACGTgcttacacgcacgcacgcacacgcgctgGTGGTGAGTCATCGCAACcgaggcgtacacacacacacgcatctgaGCCCACGCTTTCCACGGTTCTCCTTGTTTCTGTGATGccctcaaccccccacccccagcttcAGGCCACGTCCTCCTCATTAGCATAAGATCAATGGATGATACccaccgcgcacacacacgcgcacacacacacacacacacacacacacacacacacacacacacacacagaatgggttCCCAAGCAACAGGCattccactccacacacaccctcacatacaaacacaccccctcccGGCCTCATCCTCTCTGGAGTACCATTCTGCTCGTGGCTGAGTGGCCTTTTAGGTGCCGGGTCACGAACACCTccttcaaatatacacacacacaaacacgtttcTCCTGTGGCGCACACATGCCAGTGAGCTATgaggagggcacacacacacacaaacacacacacacacacgcacaaatctGATATGATAATTACCATTCAGGCAAGATAACTACCATCCTGACACTGATGCTGAGAAAGAGCATCCAGATGATTCACgttaaagagacagagacgctAATATAGATTAGTCACCACAGGCCAGCCACAGCTTCCCCACTACCGTCACCGCACTACATCAGCCCGAAATAACATTTCACTACTTCACATCGGCTCCATCTCACTTCTCTGAATCACTGCTTTGATTCTGCCATCACCAGCTGCCTTCAGCTGCACACAACTAACTATTCTTGGACCAATCTAATGGTTGCCACATGAGGGAACGCATGTAAGGGGGAGAAAATCACACAGAATTTAAAATCGGGCGCAGGTGTGTAATCTGAGTCATATTACATTTTTCAAAGCAGAATGTGCTGATAATTAGAACGACACGTGAACAGTCTCAACGGGCAAGTGAAACGCTTCATAGATCCAGACAAACAaagatacatatacacacacatacaaccaggTAGACACAGACACCAGTCATACCAATACATTCTCATAAATACAAAGAAAGGTGAATAGCCTTAATGATTAAGGAACAGACTTAATtagtccctccaggatcttgcaaATCAAGAGTTTGCTGTGATTGTTGCAGTTACTGAATTTGTGGCAGAAATTCTCAATTTGGTTGTAAAATTGCAGTGATTTtgtgttaaataaaataaaattccaaataatgcagaaatgtttttttttaaatatatttaagtAATAAGAGAAAATTTCAACTTGAATtaacatacatttacaaaaatcGTAAGatcgcaaaatcctggagggaatgctcaagacacagacacacaaaaacacacgcacaaacacaggaagACACACCAgctaaaataaagaaagaaagaaagaaagaaagaaagaatagtgTACCATCTTTACTAATGAGCAAGACAGAATgagagcgtacacacacacacacacacacacacacacacacacacacacacacacagcccctcacCAATCTCTCCTCCGCAGATAAGGTCCTGAAGCGCCCCATGGCCTCTTTAATGACTGCGGTCTCCTCCATGTCTGGATCATCAGCCAGGATGCTCTTACGGTTCTCCTCCAGCCACAGCTGGAAGCCCGTCTTTGGCCTACAGATGGaggaacaggacacacacacacacacacacacacacgttagggTTTACAGCAACAGCATGCAGCAATTTTCTGAGGaatgttttataggcaactagttttgataTCTTCTTCAAATTAATTCAGTCATTGTATGTAGGGTTCCCACCCATTGTCATCAACAAAATTACAAAACTTGTCCATGACTTTTCAAAGACCCTTAACAAAATGTCTATGACCTTTCATAGCCCACAAGTAGGCTACACATCCATTTTCCATCGCTTTTGTAAAAGGCTAGAAGTCATTAAGTGGAAACTGCACCATGCTGCAGACATTCGCACTATGCAACCAACATCATCCATGGAAGAGTATAATAATACATTAGACCATCATGAAATGTGACACGATCAGATTTCAGTACTTTTTTCAAAACCTTCAATGAGTTCATTGATTTCTAGGACTTGCACCATGCAGTCCAGCGGTCAGGGACAGACTAGCTtgtaaaaatgaaagaaaagctttcacagcacattgTTGAATATATTGGCACAAGTCTCTAGTTAGCATGCTTCGATCAATGCAGGCTGCACTGTTATTGGAATGGGCAAGATTTCTGTATGCCTTTTAGGCAGTAATCTCACTAggccaaaactccttactgttgctttaactTCCACTACAAAACATTGGTTTCTTCTCTGATTAAATTAATACTGATACACTAGCTACTaactacatttattttgtgctttaaaaaatatatacagtatatatacaaccTGACATAGCTGATGTTTCTAAACTCTACTTTCTAGCCGCTTTTGAATTCTATGATCACAGAAGTTGCATTTTCATTcaacatacatttatttattcaaaaaTCAGCCGCTTTTACGTAAAAGCAACTTGCCGTATAGTGAAggtatgcacacagacagacagacagagagacagacagacacgcttctgtttgttttctccagAAAGTCAAACCCATAACCTGGGGGTTGTTGGCACTCCGCCAGGTGGCCTACAGGTGAGCTCAGAGCATAACAGCACTGATGTGAGGGGTTACAGTTCCGCTGAGGACAGGTTTCtaatctctcttacacacatcacTGTCTGACCAACAGTCTCCTGATATAGGtcaaccacaaaaacacacagggccTTTTTACAGGGACAGACAGCGGTTCAGGATCTAGACATAGTGGAAGCCTAATGGACTGCCTTAACAGTGCCTTCATAGTAGTTTATTCCAAATATATAACTAATGACTCTCTCTTAGCAATATTGAGCAGACTATGCAAGGTACATATAGGCTGCTGATGGctaaattaaataatttatattatatttatttatt
Above is a window of Clupea harengus chromosome 14, Ch_v2.0.2, whole genome shotgun sequence DNA encoding:
- the gch1 gene encoding GTP cyclohydrolase 1, with translation MDRSKQKQHQQNEKQAASAGDSSVNGHFDGTAKITNRTGLPLAGSGETSGQSSSATESWREERTRSLEDNEMSLPSIAAAYTAILRGLGEDPQRQGLLKTPWRAATAMQFFTKGYQEKIIDVLNDAIFDEDHDEMVIVKDIDMFSMCEHHLVPIFGRVHIGYLPNKRVLGLSKLARIVEIYSRRLQVQERLTKQIAVAITEALQPAGVGVVIEATHMCMVMRGVQKMNSKTVTSTMLGVFREDPKTRDEFLTLIRS